From Pantoea sp. Ep11b, the proteins below share one genomic window:
- the bcsD gene encoding cellulose biosynthesis protein BcsD, protein MSEHAGVSHPYQPGWFDLVSVLIDGMMANGGQQEAEAFLYQMGESLATRYPLPQARTVQDLERECNLQLARFNWGFVQLQPEETALQIAYHALPAGDSLHSAAEWQAAFGAVMAGLLSGWLQGQGGSKRVPVTPERNDGTTLHYRYQ, encoded by the coding sequence ATGAGTGAACATGCAGGGGTATCGCACCCTTATCAGCCGGGCTGGTTTGACCTGGTCAGCGTGCTGATCGACGGGATGATGGCCAATGGCGGTCAGCAGGAGGCGGAAGCCTTTCTTTATCAGATGGGTGAATCGCTGGCGACCCGCTATCCTTTGCCACAGGCGCGCACCGTGCAGGATCTGGAGCGCGAGTGTAATCTGCAGCTGGCACGGTTTAACTGGGGCTTTGTGCAGTTGCAGCCGGAAGAGACGGCGCTGCAGATTGCGTATCATGCTTTACCGGCAGGCGACAGCCTCCATTCAGCGGCGGAGTGGCAGGCCGCCTTTGGGGCGGTGATGGCCGGCCTTCTTTCGGGCTGGTTGCAGGGGCAGGGCGGCAGTAAGCGCGTGCCGGTGACACCTGAACGCAACGACGGCACGACGCTGCACTACCGATATCAATAG
- a CDS encoding glycosyl hydrolase family 8, producing MKRKPFWLGWICSVLLLACSAQASASGWETFKSRFVTAEGRITDTANNNVSHTEGQGYGMLLAVANDDRATFDRLWQWTRSQLRNPQTELFYWRYVPGSDDPVADKNNAADGDVLLAWALQRAAQKWQVPDYQQASDRIQRAIIKLDVIRFGGHTVLLPGAQGFNKTSYVVLNPSYFLFQAWREFGEHSHLQVWDALINDGFDLLGKLSFGKTGLPLDWVALNADGSVAPAVGYSNRFSYDAIRVPLNIWWYDPHSLALVPFQRVWQGYSRMLTPAWFDVLANTPAPYHLEGGLLAVRDLTLNETGYLSDRLAPDQNYFSASLQLLTWQAFQEKR from the coding sequence ATGAAACGTAAGCCATTCTGGCTGGGCTGGATTTGCTCTGTATTACTGCTGGCCTGTAGCGCACAGGCAAGTGCCAGCGGCTGGGAGACCTTTAAAAGTCGCTTTGTCACGGCTGAAGGGCGGATCACTGATACCGCCAATAACAATGTCAGTCACACCGAAGGGCAGGGCTACGGCATGCTGCTGGCGGTAGCTAATGACGACCGCGCCACCTTTGATCGACTGTGGCAGTGGACCCGCAGCCAGCTGCGTAACCCGCAGACCGAACTGTTCTACTGGCGCTATGTGCCGGGCAGTGACGATCCGGTTGCCGACAAAAACAACGCCGCAGATGGCGATGTGCTGCTGGCCTGGGCCCTGCAGCGGGCCGCACAGAAATGGCAGGTGCCGGACTATCAGCAGGCGTCTGACCGGATCCAGCGCGCCATCATTAAACTCGATGTGATCCGTTTTGGCGGCCACACCGTGTTACTGCCGGGCGCGCAGGGTTTTAATAAGACCAGCTATGTGGTGCTCAATCCCTCCTATTTCCTGTTTCAGGCCTGGCGGGAGTTTGGCGAGCACAGCCATCTTCAGGTCTGGGATGCGCTGATCAATGATGGCTTTGACCTGCTGGGTAAGCTGAGCTTTGGCAAAACCGGTCTGCCACTGGACTGGGTCGCGCTGAATGCCGATGGCTCGGTGGCCCCGGCGGTCGGCTACTCTAACCGTTTCAGTTATGATGCGATTCGCGTGCCGCTGAACATCTGGTGGTACGACCCGCACAGCCTGGCGCTGGTGCCGTTCCAGCGAGTCTGGCAGGGTTACAGCCGGATGCTGACTCCCGCCTGGTTCGACGTGCTGGCCAATACTCCGGCGCCTTATCATCTGGAGGGAGGACTGCTGGCGGTTCGTGATCTGACCCTGAATGAGACCGGCTATCTCAGCGATCGGCTGGCGCCGGATCAGAACTACTTTTCGGCCAGTCTGCAGCTGCTGACCTGGCAGGCGTTTCAGGAGAAACGCTGA